In the Halichoerus grypus chromosome 4, mHalGry1.hap1.1, whole genome shotgun sequence genome, one interval contains:
- the LOC118552236 gene encoding cilia- and flagella-associated protein 276-like, translating into MPFTRDPFQHPMLDNDDTFLGKLRASKKLSYKNPAHLAQQQEPWSRLGSTPIITSMRRDVYFFDPEIPKDDLDFRLAALYNHHTGTFKNKSEILLHQETTQDTHGIKTQFPGELLPPPPPPSITSRANIRHWINPKKESIHSIQGSIVSPHTAATNGGYSRKNDGGFFST; encoded by the coding sequence ATGCCTTTCACCCGAGACCCCTTCCAGCACCCTATGTTGGATAACGATGATACCTTCCTGGGAAAACTCCGGGCTTCCAAGAAACTGTCATATAAGAACCCAGCTCACCTTGCTCAGCAACAGGAACCCTGGAGTCGGCTCGGCTCAACTCCCATAATCACCTCCATGAGGcgagatgtttatttttttgatccTGAGATACCAAAGGATGACCTGGATTTCCGCTTAGCAGCTTTGTACAACCACCACACAGGGACATTCAAGAACAAAAGTGAGATACTCTTACACCAGGAGACCACCCAGGATACCCATGGAATCAAGACCCAATTCCCTGGAGAACTTTTACCCCCTCCTCCGCCACCTTCCATCACTTCCCGAGCTAACATCAGACACTGGATCAACCCTAAGAAGGAGTCTATCCACAGCATCCAGGGATCCATAGTGTCCCCTCACACTGCAGCCACCAATGGAGGCTACTCCCGAAAGAATGATGGTGGCTTCTTCTCTACCTAA